CTGCGTGGCGGCCATCGACGCCGAACGCTGGCTCGAAGAGAAGGGCATATAGCGTATGGCTTATGGCAAAGGAAGAATTAATCTGAAACTCCGGCCATATGCCATCTGCCATAAGCCATACGCCGCTCAGATCCTCACCGGCACCCCGCGTGCGGCCAGGTACTCCTTGCACTGCCGGACGGTATACTCGCGGTAGTGGAAGATCGACGCGGCCAGTGCCGCCGTGGCACCGCCGGTCGTGAGGCCTTCGTAGATGTGCTCGAGCGTGCCGACTCCGCCGGAGGCGATGACCGGCACCCGCACCGCATCGGCGATCGCCCGCGTCAAGGCGAGATCGTAGCCTTCCTTGGTGCCGTCGCGATCCATGCTGGTGAGCAGGATCTCGCCCGCTCCGTACGTCTCCATGCGTCGTGCCCACTCCACCGCGTCGAGGCCGGTCGGTGTGCGGCCGCCATGCGTGTACACCTCCCACTTCGCCGTTGCGCTGCCTGCAACGCGCTTTGCATCAATCGCAACGACAGTGCATTGACTGCCGAACCTTTCCGCTGCGGCGCGGACGAACTCCGGGTGTTGCACCGCCGCCGTGTTGATCGAGACCTTGTCGGCTCCGGCGTTGAGCAGATCGCGAACATCCTGCAACTCGCGCACGCCGCCACCCACCGTGAGCGGCATGAAGACGGTGTCGGCCGTGCGCGCGACCACGTCCAAAATGATCTTGCGGCGTTCGTGTGACGCGGTGATGTCGAGAAAGGTGAGTTCGTCGGCACCCTCTTCATCGTAACGCTGTGCGATCTCCACCGGGTCGCCGGCATCCCGCAGGCCAACGAAGTTGACGCCTTTGACTACGCGTCCGTCCTTTACGTCGAGGCAGGGTATTATGCGCTTGGCGAGCATGCGAAACAGCCTTCAGCGGTCAGCCTTCAGCTTTCAGCCCAGTCACAATCAGCCTGCGACGCCCCGCGCCGCTCGGATGGCCTCGGGCAGCCGCACCGCGCCGGTGTACAAGGCCCGGCCGACAATCACCGCGTCGATACCTTCCACACCGCAGTCTCGCAGTGCGGTGATGTCGGTCAGCGAACCGACGCCGCCGGAGGCCGTTACCGGCAGGCTGACCGCTTCGGCAATGGCGCGCGTGGCGGCCACGTTGACGCCTTCCTGCGTGCCGTCCCGACTGATGTCCGTATAAATGATGCGGCAGGCGCCAAGCGCCTGCGCTTGGTGGGCCAATGTGACCGCGGACGTGGCGCTGGTCTCGACCCAGCCGCGCACGGCAACCTTACCGTCGCGGGCGTCGATGCCGATGGCGACACGCCCTGGGAAACGACGGCAGGCCTCGCGAACCACCTCCGGCTCGGCCAAAGCGGCGGTGCCGAAGATGACCCGATCGACACCCAGCTGCAGCAGCTCCGCGGCCCGTTCGACACTCCGCACGCCACCCCCAACCTCGATGGGGATCGGCAGCGCGTGGCAGAGGGCCGCAATCGCGGCGCCGTTCACCGGCTGGCCGCTCACCGCGCCATCGAGGTCAACGACGTGCAAG
This portion of the Candidatus Binatia bacterium genome encodes:
- the hisF gene encoding imidazole glycerol phosphate synthase subunit HisF, with protein sequence MLAKRIIPCLDVKDGRVVKGVNFVGLRDAGDPVEIAQRYDEEGADELTFLDITASHERRKIILDVVARTADTVFMPLTVGGGVRELQDVRDLLNAGADKVSINTAAVQHPEFVRAAAERFGSQCTVVAIDAKRVAGSATAKWEVYTHGGRTPTGLDAVEWARRMETYGAGEILLTSMDRDGTKEGYDLALTRAIADAVRVPVIASGGVGTLEHIYEGLTTGGATAALAASIFHYREYTVRQCKEYLAARGVPVRI
- the hisA gene encoding 1-(5-phosphoribosyl)-5-[(5-phosphoribosylamino)methylideneamino]imidazole-4-carboxamide isomerase, translating into MLVVPAIDLKGGKCVRLLRGDMTAETVYGNDPVAIGQRWVDQGAQYLHVVDLDGAVSGQPVNGAAIAALCHALPIPIEVGGGVRSVERAAELLQLGVDRVIFGTAALAEPEVVREACRRFPGRVAIGIDARDGKVAVRGWVETSATSAVTLAHQAQALGACRIIYTDISRDGTQEGVNVAATRAIAEAVSLPVTASGGVGSLTDITALRDCGVEGIDAVIVGRALYTGAVRLPEAIRAARGVAG